A part of Acropora palmata chromosome 6, jaAcrPala1.3, whole genome shotgun sequence genomic DNA contains:
- the LOC141884135 gene encoding DNA polymerase theta-like has product MKRLSQTWKQRRTSERSNNYGNKQRAPNVHRHPADNKGKDQQENSSKVNPSTPASFNLSYGFEFDAAGLSEVDKIEQNFLHDTTPLSPVACPAAPFGNVTQEHEKPRVAAQAPLTPRIGDGKGNGSAFSMFGHGRERISTPVEDSEHVGLFSSTHSPVFSPVARNSASDEFDSDGNQLQTARKNSENQASNNSKSQISSCLSASLSRSILEPDNVLSGSPLELSSWGLPPAVLKRYHEMGITRMFDWQAECLRTGKVLTGGNLVYSAPTSAGKTMVAELLMLKRVLETKRKALFILPFISVTREKMFYLQRLYREAGVRVDGFMGSHAPPGGVGSVDVAVCTIEKANSLLNRLLEEKKALSSLGIVVVDEMHMIGDPHRGYLLELFLTKIRYISGFTGDTRNEDNDTSPAIQIVGMSATLPNLDMLAKWLSADLYFTDHRPVPLTEMIKIGSTLFDGNLTKIREISGGAVAGDEDHVIPLCKETITEGHSVLVFCPTKNWCEKLAESIARHFAETGSLGLQEDRNGKDQGEGFVKASALITFDYVALKEVIEQLRRTQVGLDSVLSRLVPHAVAFHHAGLTFDERDIIEGAFRQGSVRVLVATSTLSSGVNLPARRVIIRTPIFHGKLVDALVYKQMAGRAGRKGVDALGESVLICKPAERQKVTSLLNSQLKAVKSCLLGKEDNGGIKRALLEVISSGVVTRPLDVERYAGCTFFASVPSPQEADDTDAVIKETVKFLVENEFVRLEKCDENTERANKAVEGQLDEQRYVPTQLGMATLASALSPDEGMVVFAEVQKARKCFVLESELHVIYQVTPIYIQDQWPNIDWYQYLRIWERLPANMRRVADLVGIEEAFLARAVRGRFLTRTDQQRQSFAVHRRFFAALALQDLVREVPLNVVARRYGANRGMLQSLQGSAATFAGMVTVFCQKLGWTNMELLLSQFQSRLSFGVERELCDLVRISLLNAGRARMLYNAGYHTVASLASAPHPEIENILHNAAPFVSGLKRGQETEAEVRERSEARVIWVAGRKGLTERAAAKLIINEAKQLLQADVAQLGINWRPPETMESNDREGSRGEEIEGMGPGARSSSTQPVDAMLNSGSKSCDEELKTDPDACAASTGGGLRRLDISGAIITNSTDEDADSGQKIHGFERTEKQLAEPCPDKRKDSLRKNAEFVRPSGKSKVHMEARKDFTNIKEKSKLSTGEYADSGQKILGFESTEKQSAEPCPDKRKDSLRKNAEFVRSSGRSKVHMEAGKDFTNVKEKSKLNNKTTGEANSKVNNKECVTEPEASQLSSHAKKRVQRNPGIVSVDPPQVPVITSLGGESASCSRGKRRSQSAEVCESKEKLKKKNATNTVIPEVPKDSSMCPYMELSADSKLFGEVQSDSMELYTEPFEGEETTETEKQVNPVGDEIKLMLDSQELATCSLSDTCLVECDNGIQGFTEHEKDLTKHETNISTTVKPNKSTGDEEQVIIGEYDTQPRCAAAGQTFEFLPSLGSCDPHSPTRNVDDDAAASDVAANSFSLRLSSSDGFSDLSSLAMSELMEKEAGSETEKPLSLNEEIIGNFKPSGELCKSDEEKSPAKKVPRNETRNDVASDFFDAPNSEMVISTPPQEKRLCSADFTTKTSATPLTSRKKRSPPRTPYSNTPDEGLSIIDVTGHEQVFSMFLDEWRTQERFSLAVACERTLDNVPRIGGRFTNVPTFEGAPRGLQVEGEDHVVVGIAVSWGGKDAYYVSLKEHAQSKINHLQDSQVESAIDANLTLAHRLSALKNAFHFLTEKARPMVCFDVKEHFKFFARSAGISLTGPAEDPKVASWLLDPGAKERNLHQLVGQYLPEEAPLLEGSGGGLGTGGLALACQCQQSGRVRACVESVLVLPLMTKLRPLVEAEGLITAFTEVEMPSVLCLARMELNGLGFSESQSEHLKNILLAKLRTLEEEAYRLANHSFSLTSREDVAQVLFVELKLPQDENGLAIKRKTIGVTRRGGTRATKHLSTNKEVLERLRPLHPLPGLIMEWRRIDTALTKIVFPLQKEKFLNRRLDMMRIHSMSQTHTATGRVTFAEPNLQNVPKDFDIALPTTVAESPPQGASDEMSIARRGQRRRNRRSSLSVKPGSSAAAAGPNYAVSMRTAFVPFKKGVLFAADYSQLELRLIAHLANDDRLRRILNGGADVFKMIAGELFRVPADQIKDDQRQHAKQVCYGIIYGIGAKSLSEQLGLTEEEAALFIEKFTSRYVCVKRYLKETVEQCKKNGFVRTLTGRKRFLPAINSPNAHAHSQATRQAVNTTVQGSAADLVKQAMVNIDKRLVEEFPSCAVTHSHAHADFQSIDNKRRHSKPGIPPPLGGYFILQLHDELIFEVSVNDLRTVAQIVKHEMENAMKLTVSLPVKMKAGPSWGNMAEFEL; this is encoded by the exons ATGAAGCGTCTTTCGCAAACATGGAAGCAAAGGAGAACTTCTGAGCGATCAAATAATTATGGCAACAAACAAAGAGCACCCAACGTTCATAGGCATCCTGCCGACAACAAGGGAAAAGATCAACAAGAGAACTCTTCGAAG GTCAACCCATCAACCCCTGCCTCCTTTAATTTGTCGTATGGTTTTGAGTTTGATGCTGCAGGATTATCTGAAGTTGATAAGATAGAGCAAAATTTCCTCCATGATACAACTCCACTGTCTCCTGTTGCCTGTCCAGCTGCTCCTTTTGGGAATGTTACACAAGAACATGAAAAACCTCGAGTAGCAGCACAGGCACCCTTAACTCCACGCATTGGTGATGGCAAAGGAAATGGATCAGCATTTAGCATGTTTGGTCATGGCAGGGAGCGCATTTCTACGCCAGTTGAAGACTCAGAGCATGTTGGATTGTTTTCATCGACACATTCCCCTGTGTTTTCTCCTGTTGCACGAAACAGTGCCTCTGATGAATTTGACAGTGATGGTAACCAATTACAAACTGCAAGAAAAAACTCTGAAAATCAAGCAAGCAACAATAGCAAAAG TCAGATTTCTTCCTGTCTGTCAGCATCCCTCAGCAGGAGCATCCTGGAACCTGACAATGTTTTGTCAGGAAGCCCCTTGGAGCTCTCCTCCTGGGGGCTACCTCCTGCAGTCCTGAAAAGGTACCACGAGATGGGTATCACAAGAATGTTTGATTGGCAGGCTGAATGTCTCCGCACAGGAAAGGTACTCACAGGAG GTAACTTGGTGTACTCTGCTCCAACAAGTGCAGGTAAGACAATGGTTGCAGAGCTGTTGATGCTGAAACGTGTTCtggagacaaaaagaaaagcattgtTTATTCTTCCATTCATCAGCGTGACtcgtgaaaaaatgttttacctACAG CGTCTTTACAGGGAAGCAGGGGTGCGCGTTGATGGGTTTATGGGAAGTCATGCCCCACCTGGGGGAGTAGGCTCTGTAGATGTTGCAGTGTGTACAATAGAGAAAGCCAACAGCCTCCTAAACCGACTGCTGGAGGAGAAAAAAGCATTGTCCTCTCTTGGAATTGTTGTTGTGGATGAGATGCACATGATTGGTGATCCGCACAGGGGGTACTTGTTGGAGCTTTTCTTGACTAAAATACGATACATCTCAGGTTTCACAGGCGACACAAGGAATGAAG ACAATGACACGTCACCTGCGATACAGATAGTTGGCATGAGTGCGACTTTACCCAATCTTGACATGCTTGCAAAGTGGTTATCTGCTGACTTGTACTTCACGGACCACAGGCCTGTCCCGTTAACGGAGATGATAAAAATAGGCTCAACTCTCTTCGACGGTAACCTGACGAAAATCCGCGAAATCAGCGGCGGAGCTGTCGCTGGGGACGAAGATCACGTGATTCCTCTATGCAAGGAGACTATCACAGAGGGTCACTCGGTCTTAGTCTTCTGTCCAACGAAAAATTGGTGCGAGAAACTGGCAGAGTCCATAGCGAGACACTTCGCTGAAACCGGAAGCCTGGGCCTCCAGGAAGATAGAAATGGCAAAGATCAGGGAGAGGGATTTGTAAAGGCGTCCGCGTTAATTACATTTGATTACGTGGCGTTGAAGGAGGTGATAGAACAATTGAGGCGGACACAAGTGGGCTTGGACTCTGTGCTGTCTCGCTTGGTTCCACATGCGGTGGCGTTTCATCATGCAGGGCTCACTTTTGACGAGAGGGACATTATTGAGGGGGCCTTTAGACAGGGCTCTGTTCGTGTCCTTGTCGCAACATCAACCTTGTCTTCAG GTGTAAATCTTCCTGCCCGTCGTGTGATAATTCGCACTCCAATATTTCACGGCAAGTTAGTGGACGCTCTTGTGTACAAACAAATGGCTGGTCGCGCAGGACGCAAAGGTGTTGACGCCCTGGGAGAGAGTGTCCTTATTTGTAAGCCCGCTGAACGACAGAAGGTGACCTCACTGTTGAATTCCCAACTAAAAGCCGTCAAGAGCTGTTTGCTAG GCAAAGAAGACAACGGTGGAATAAAACGCGCGCTTCTCGAGGTAATCTCCAGCGGAGTTGTCACCAGGCCTCTGGATGTGGAGCGTTACGCGGGCTGTACATTCTTCGCTTCAGTCCCCTCGCCGCAAGAAGCAGACGACACAGACGCTGTCATTAAGGAGACAGTCAAGTTTTTAGTGGAAAATGAATTTGTACGCTTGGAGAAGTGTGACGAAAACACAGAAAGAGCCAACAAAGCTGTAGAA GGGCAACTTGATGAGCAGAGATATGTTCCCACACAACTTGGCATGGCTACTTTGGCCTCTGCACTCTCTCCAGACGAAGGGATGGTTGTATTTGCTGAGGTTCAAAAGGCGCGAAAGTGTTTCGTTCTTGAGAGCGAATTGCACGTCATTTACCAG GTAACTCCAATATATATCCAAGACCAATGGCCCAACATAGACTGGTACCAGTACCTTCGCATCTGGGAGCGCCTACCTGCAAACATGCGCCGTGTTGCAGACTTGGTCGGAATAGAGGAAGCATTCCTGGCCAGAGCCGTGCGTGGCCGTTTTTTGACGCGCACTGATCAGCAACGGCAGTCTTTTGCCGTTCATCGCAGATTCTTTGCAGCCTTAGCACTTCAAGACCTCGTACGTGAGGTACCTTTGAACGTTGTAGCCAGACGATATGGAGCAAATCGAGGAATGCTGCAATCTCTTCAGGGATCTGCAGCGACATTTGCGGGGATGGTGACCGTGTTCTGCCAGAAGCTCGGCTGGACTAATATGGAACTGCTTCTATCACAATTTCAAAGTCGACTTTCTTTTGGCGTGGAGCGAGAGCTCTGCGACTTAGTGCGAATATCTCTCTTGAATGCTGGGCGTGCGCGCATGCTGTATAACGCTGGCTATCACACCGTAGCATCTTTGGCTTCAGCACCTCATCCGGAGATAGAGAATATTTTGCACAATGCAGCGCCATTTGTCAGTGGGCTCAAGCGCGGCCAAGAGACTGAGGCTGAGGTGCGAGAGCGCAGTGAGGCGAGAGTGATCTGGGTCGCCGGACGGAAAGGACTCACTGAAAGAGCGGCTGCTAAGTTGATCATTAACGAAGCAAAGCAGCTGCTGCAAGCCGATGTCGCGCAACTTGGAATAAACTGGAGGCCGCCAGAGACAATGGAAAGCAATGATCGGGAAGGAAGTCGAggagaagaaattgaaggtaTGGGTCCTGGTGCCAGGTCATCTAGTACGCAGCCAGTGGACGCGATGTTGAACAGCGGTTCTAAAAGCTGTGATGAGGAATTGAAGACTGATCCCGACGCGTGTGCAGCTTCCACTGGCGGCGGCTTACGTAGGCTTGACATAAGTGGGGCAATCATTACAAATAGCACGGATGAAGATGCTGACAGTGGACAGAAGATTCATGGTTTTGAAAGGACGGAGAAGCAATTGGCTGAACCCTGTCCCGATAAGCGAAAGGACAGCCTGCGAAAGAATGCAGAATTTGTGAGGCCCTCGGGAAAGTCAAAGGTTCACATGGAGGCGCGTAAAGATTTTACAAACATTaaggaaaaaagcaaattaagcACGGGTGAATATGCTGACAGTGGACAGAAGATTCTTGGCTTTGAAAGTACGGAGAAGCAATCGGCTGAACCCTGTCCCGATAAGCGAAAGGACAGCCTGCGAAAGAATGCAGAATTTGTGAGGTCTTCGGGAAGGTCAAAGGTTCACATGGAGGCTGGTAAAGATTTTACAAACGTGaaggaaaaaagcaaattaaacaacaaaacaacaggaGAAGCGAATTCCAAAGTGAACAACAAAGAATGCGTGACAGAACCAGAAGCGTCGCAACTTTCCAGTCACGCCAAGAAGAGGGTGCAGAGGAATCCAGGCATTGTCTCTGTCGATCCACCCCAAGTTCCAGTTATTACTTCATTAGGTGGCGAGAGTGCTTCGTGCTCAAGAGGAAAGCGGCGCTCGCAAAGCGCTGAAGTATGTgagtcaaaagaaaaattgaaaaagaaaaatgccacGAATACGGTTATTCCCGAAGTTCCAAAAGACTCGTCCATGTGTCCTTACATGGAGCTTTCGGCTGACTCTAAACTATTCGGTGAGGTTCAGTCTGATTCAATGGAGCTTTACACTGAGCCGTTTGAGGGAGAGGAAACTactgaaacagaaaaacaagtaaATCCAGTTGGTGACGAAATCAAGCTCATGCTGGATTCTCAAGAATTGGCTACGTGTAGTTTGAGTGACACCTGTCTCGTGGAGTGCGACAATGGGATACAAGGATTCACCGaacatgaaaaagatttgacaAAACACGAAACCAACATTAGTACTACGGTCAAGCCCAACAAGTCAACCGGGGATGAGGAACAAGTCATAATTGGGGAATATGATACTCAACCTCGCTGCGCAGCTGCAGGGCAAACTTTCGAGTTTCTACCGTCCCTTGGTTCATGTGACCCTCACTCGCCAACACGCAATGTGGATGATGACGCAGCTGCCTCTGATGTCGCCGCAAATTCCTTTTCGCTGCGTCTTTCGTCCAGTGATGGTTTTTCAGATCTTTCTTCATTGGCAATGAGCGAGTTAATGGAAAAAGAAGCCGGGTCAGAGACTGAAAAACCTTTAAGTCTTAACGAGGAGATAATTGGAAACTTTAAACCTTCTGGGGAGTTATGTAAGAGCGATGAAGAGAAATCACCAGCTAAGAAGGTTCCCCGTAATGAGACGCGAAACGACGTTGCATCCGACTTCTTCGATGCGCCAAATTCTGAAATGGTCATTTCCACCCCACCGCAAGAGAAGCGCCTTTGCTCTGCCGATTTTACCACTAAGACGTCAGCAACCCCTTTGACGTCGAGAAAAAAGCGTTCTCCGCCTCGCACACCTTATTCCAATACCCCTGACGAAGGACTTTCAATCATTGACGTGACGGGGCATGAGCAGGTTTTCTCCATGTTTCTCGATGAATGGCGCACTCAAGAGCGCTTCTCATTGGCAGTGGCCTGTGAGAGAACTTTAGATAATGTTCCTAGAATAGGGGGACGATTCACGAACGTACCAACGTTCGAAGGAGCACCGCGTGGTCTCCAAGTGGAAGGAGAGGATCATGTTGTAGTTGGAATCGCGGTGAGCTGGGGCGGCAAAGATGCTTATTACGTGTCCCTCAAGGAACATGCGCAGTCCAAGATCAATCACCTGCAAGACAGTCAGGTTGAGTCAGCGATCGATGCTAATCTGACGCTAGCTCATCGTTTAAGTGCTTTGAAAAACGCTTTTCATTTCCTGACTGAGAAGGCTCGTCCCATGGTCTGCTTTGACGTCAAGGAGCATTTTAAG TTTTTTGCCCGTTCCGCTGGTATTTCTCTCACAGGACCTGCTGAGGATCCCAAGGTGGCTAGCTGGCTTTTGGATCCTGGGGCTAAAGAAAGGAACCTCCACCAGCTCGTGGGACAGTACCTTCCTGAGGAAGCTCCTCTTTTAGAAG gTAGTGGAGGTGGGCTTGGTACAGGAGGACTTGCACTAGCATGTCAATGTCAGCAAAGTGGCCGAGTGAGAGCTTGTGTCGAGTCTGTTCTTGTTCTTCCGTTAATGACCAAGCTACGTCCCCTGGTTGAAGCAGAGGGCTTGATTACTGCTTTTACAGAG GTGGAGATGCCATCAGTGTTGTGCTTAGCTCGCATGGAACTAAATGGTTTAGGATTTTCAGAGTCGCAAAGTGAACATCTCAAGAACATACTGCTGGCTAAACTGCGCACGCTCGAAGAAGAGGCGTATCGATTGGCTAAtcacagtttttccttgacaagccGCGAGGACGTGGCGCAG GTTCTCTTTGTCGAACTAAAGCTGCCGCAGGATGAAAACGGCCTGGCAATCAAACGGAAAACGATTGGCGTGACGCGGCGAGGAGGTACACGCGCCACCAAACATTTGAGCACCAATAAGGAAGTTTTAGAGAGACTGAGGCCCCTTCATCCGCTGCCTGGGTTAATTATGGAATGGCGAAGGATTGACACGGCTTTAACAAAGATTGTGTTCCCACTGCAAAAGGAAAAGTTTTTGAACAGGAGATTGGACATGATGAGAATCCACTCGATGAGTCAAACGCACACCGCAACAGGTCGAGTAACTTTCGCAGAACCGAACTTGCAAAATGTTCCCAAAGACTTCGACATCGCTTTGCCAACGACTGTTGCCGAGAGCCCTCCTCAAGGGGCCTCGGACGAAATGTCAATTGCAAGACGAGGTCAACGCAGAAGAAATCGACGGAGTTCGTTGAGCGTGAAACCTGGGTCCAGTGCAGCGGCTGCCGGGCCTAACTACGCTGTGAGCATGCGCACTGCCTTTGTTCCTTTCAAAAAGGGAGTGCTTTTTGCTGCAGATTATTCTCAGCTTGAACTTAGGCTAATCGCACATCTCGCAAACGATGATCGCCTGCGCAGAATTCTCAATGGCGGCGCAGACGTGTTCAAAATGATCGCAGGCGAACTTTTTAGAGTGCCTGCAGACCAGATAAAAGATGACCAGCGGCAACATGCCAAACAAGTTTGTTACGGGATCATTTACGGAATTGGTGCAAAATCCCTTAGCGAACAACTGGGACTCACTGAGGAGGAAGCCGCCTTGTTTATTGAAAAATTCACTTCCCGCTATGTTTGTGTTAAAAGATATTTAAAAGAGACAGTTGAACAGTGTAAGAAGAATGGGTTTGTGAGAACGTTGACAGGAAGAAAAAGATTTCTCCCGGCTATAAACTCACCCAACGCGCATGCGCATAGCCAAGCTACGAGGCAGGCAGTGAATACCACTGTTCAAGGGTCAGCGGCTGATCTTGTTAAACAAGCCATGGTGAACATCGATAAGCGGTTAGTTGAAGAATTTCCGTCATGCGCTGTGACACACAGCCACGCGCATGCTGATTTCCAGTCAATCGACAACAAAAGGAGGCATTCCAAACCGGGTATTCCCCCTCCGCTTGGCggatattttattttgcaactCCACGATGAGTTGATATTTGAAGTGTCAGTGAATGACCTTAGAACCGTGGCGCAGATTGTTAAACATGAAATGGAAAATGCCATGAAACTAACAGTATCTCTGCCGGTGAAAATGAAGGCTGGTCCTTCATGGGGAAATATGGCAGAATTCGAATTGTGA
- the LOC141884178 gene encoding uncharacterized protein LOC141884178 has product MFISSMAKKKQVEKDSLYNLRPLPSAGTRKRNPDEDFILRGRQTPVRLKPQNYQTNSEMTISTTGRSHKNTRTPLHQSVSFQEFNQASNEEFNQEDLALDLSEFDDGPEEELIQLHSKNKSRDEFFNRSRSTDSWFVNPVHRAPSPSIDIRKLAQKRPLEAAVLKSSIEGTIASDPNESIRKTPIRDFDLTVFREAEDKMLSSRTLSALATPYQEDLARLRLDRLRLEEEQLLKRKCLAELERIRGPKPKWYELKTPEFHREAKRNNDMLSLSGQYEDVLEYRNQLLSSLGEDNIVIKQ; this is encoded by the exons ATGTTTATCAGCAGTAtggcaaagaaaaagcaagtGGAGAAGGATTCGCTTTATAATTTACGACCGTTGCCCTCGGCGGGAACTCGGAAGCGAAATCCTGACGAGGATTTTATTTTGAGAGGTCGTCAAACTCCTGTCAG gtTGAAACCTCAAAACTACCAAACAAACTCTGAGATGACTATATCCACCACAGGACGATCACATAAGAATACAAGAACACCTTTGCATCAGTCAGTGAGCTTTCAAGAGTTTAATCAGGCTTCAAATGAAGAGTTTAATCAAGAAGACTTAGCTCTGGATTTGTCAGAATTTGATGATGGTCCAGAGGAAGAACTTATTCAACTtcacagcaaaaacaaatccaGGGATGAGTTTTTCAATAGAAGTAGAAGCACTGACAGCTGGTTTGTTAATCCAGTTCATCGGGCACCCAGCCCATCAATTGACATTAGAAAACTTGCTCAAAAGCGTCCTTTAGAAGCTGCGGTTTTGAAGTCATCTATCGAAGGAACAATTGCCAGTGATCCAAATGAAAGTATTAGAAAAACTCCAATAAGAGATTTTGATTTGACTGTTTTTAGAGAAGCAGAAGATAAAATGCTATCTTCTAGAACATTGAGTGCCTTAGCTACACCGTATCAAGAAGATTTAGCCAGGTTGCGTTTGGACAGGTTACGTTTGGAGGAAGAACAGCTTCTCAAGAGAAAATGTTTAGCAGAGCTGGAAAGAATAAGAGGGCCAAAGCCAAAGTGGTATGAATTGAAGACTCCAGAATTTCACAGGGAGGCAAAGAGAAATAACGATATGCTCTCTTTATCAGGGCAATATGAAGATGTTCTTGAATACAGGAATCAACTGTTGTCATCCTTGGGGGAAGATAACATTGTTATCAAGCAATGA
- the LOC141884196 gene encoding uncharacterized protein LOC141884196, protein MVSRICSVISLLQGMKSRIICSSVRYTSSFKRISQHHSDSCIGKRSLSNHATESGSYNISSMHHVSAMDRISLILTKTMKPPIPSEVPAATMEMANSRRRIGVNLIMGTVFLVGAIWIIKMSQKGRKEHTLVSLHEKNVQRYEKVKDATSVEGDNNKKSS, encoded by the exons ATGGTGTCAAGAATTTGTTCAGTTATATCTCTTCTGCAAGGGATGAAATCGAGAATAATTTGCTCTTCCGTGCGATACACATCTTCCTTTAAGAGAATTTCACAACATCACTCTGATTCTTGTATTGGGAAAAGATCTCTGAGCAATCATGCTACAG AGAGCGGAAGCTATAATATATCATCTATGCACCATGTTTCTGCTATGGATAGAATAAGTCTTATTCTCACTAAAACCATGAAGCCACCAATACCCTCAGAAGTACC AGCTGCCACAATGGAAATGGCAAACAGTCGTCGCCGCATTGGAGTCAATTTAATCATGGGAACTGTTTTCCTTGTTGGAGCCATTTGGATCATAAAAATGTCACAGAAAGGTCGTAAAGAGCACACATTAGTGTCACTACATGAAAAGAATGTGCAGAGATATGAGAAAGTAAAAGATGCCACCTCAGTAGAAGGTGATAATAACAAGAAGTCCAGTTAA